The Paraburkholderia sp. SOS3 genome includes a region encoding these proteins:
- a CDS encoding Mut7-C RNAse domain-containing protein, which produces MVTAIFRFYEELNDFLARPLRRQSFSCACARDATAKHMIEALGVPHTEVELILVNGESVGFDHPLKEGDRVAVYPKFEALDIRPLLRVREQPLRVVRFIADAHLGGLAQLLRLAGFDTLYDNHYEDARIEALALDESRIVLTRDRELLKRRTITHGCYVRALKPEAQLREIFRRLDLNGSAQPFRLCLTCNAPLRRISKDEAAGRAPDGVLERHSQFVTCDVCRRVFWEGSHWQRMRALMDSVTHSTTT; this is translated from the coding sequence ATGGTCACCGCGATTTTCCGCTTCTACGAGGAGCTCAACGACTTTCTGGCCCGGCCCCTGCGGCGGCAGTCGTTCAGCTGCGCCTGCGCACGCGATGCGACCGCGAAACACATGATCGAAGCACTCGGCGTGCCGCATACCGAAGTCGAGCTCATTCTGGTGAACGGAGAATCGGTCGGTTTCGATCATCCGTTGAAAGAAGGCGACCGCGTCGCCGTCTACCCGAAATTCGAAGCACTCGATATCCGGCCGCTATTGCGCGTACGCGAGCAGCCGCTGCGTGTGGTGCGCTTTATCGCCGACGCGCATCTGGGCGGTCTCGCGCAACTGCTGCGTCTCGCAGGCTTCGATACGCTTTACGACAACCACTACGAGGACGCGCGCATCGAGGCGCTCGCGCTCGATGAAAGCCGCATCGTCCTCACGCGCGACCGCGAACTGCTCAAGCGCCGCACGATCACGCACGGCTGCTATGTGCGCGCGCTCAAGCCCGAAGCGCAGCTCCGCGAAATCTTCAGACGCCTCGACCTCAACGGCAGCGCGCAACCGTTCCGTCTGTGCCTCACCTGCAATGCGCCGCTGCGCCGCATTTCAAAAGACGAAGCGGCGGGCCGCGCGCCCGATGGCGTGCTCGAGCGGCATTCGCAATTCGTCACCTGCGACGTGTGCCGGCGCGTGTTCTGGGAAGGCTCCCACTGGCAGCGGATGCGCGCGCTGATGGATAGCGTGACGCACAGCACGACGACGTAA
- a CDS encoding aspartyl/asparaginyl beta-hydroxylase domain-containing protein: MRWIVLAWFLSSAAYVFNRGTQRFKFWRQLSDHSTFLAPINIWCYLLSSIKPGPYIASSSFPELAPLRANWQRIRDEALAVDAEQKIAAAADYTDIGFNSFFKTGWRRFYLKWYDAPHPSAESLCPYTTKLLQSIPSVKAAMFAQLPPGASLVRHRDPYAGSVRYHLGLVTPADPKCYIDVDGQQYYWRDGEEVIFDETYIHYAKNDTNVSRIVLFCDIERPMRFRWASAINRLVSNTLMRAASSPNEVGDRTGVLNRMFKYVYAIRRVGKKIKAWHRPTYYFVKWTLFGSIIAGVFYLM, from the coding sequence ATGCGCTGGATCGTTCTGGCATGGTTCCTTTCGAGTGCCGCATACGTATTCAACCGCGGAACGCAGCGCTTTAAATTCTGGCGGCAGTTGTCCGATCATTCGACCTTTCTCGCACCGATCAATATCTGGTGTTATCTGCTTTCGTCGATCAAGCCGGGGCCGTATATCGCCTCGTCGTCGTTTCCCGAACTCGCGCCGCTGCGCGCGAACTGGCAGCGGATTCGCGATGAGGCGCTCGCGGTCGATGCCGAGCAGAAAATCGCGGCCGCGGCCGATTACACCGATATCGGTTTCAACTCGTTCTTCAAGACCGGCTGGCGTCGTTTTTATCTGAAGTGGTACGACGCGCCGCATCCGTCGGCCGAGTCGCTGTGCCCGTACACGACAAAGCTGCTGCAGAGCATTCCGTCGGTGAAGGCCGCGATGTTCGCGCAATTGCCGCCGGGCGCGAGCCTCGTGCGGCATCGCGATCCGTACGCGGGGTCCGTGCGCTATCACCTTGGGCTCGTCACGCCGGCGGACCCGAAGTGCTATATCGACGTCGACGGCCAGCAGTACTACTGGCGCGACGGCGAGGAGGTGATCTTCGACGAAACGTATATCCACTACGCGAAGAACGATACGAATGTGTCGCGCATCGTGCTCTTTTGCGACATCGAGCGGCCGATGCGTTTTCGCTGGGCGTCGGCAATCAACCGGCTCGTGTCGAATACGCTGATGCGCGCGGCCTCGTCGCCGAACGAGGTCGGCGACCGCACCGGTGTGCTGAACCGCATGTTCAAGTACGTCTACGCAATCCGGCGCGTGGGCAAGAAGATCAAGGCGTGGCATCGGCCCACGTACTATTTCGTCAAATGGACGCTGTTCGGCTCGATCATTGCCGGCGTGTTTTATCTGATGTGA
- a CDS encoding DMT family transporter, with protein sequence MKTTTRQHLRANLLMLVAAMIWGSAFVAQRLSLDTIGPFLFTGLRFLLGACVVLVLLACLRPWSAAAKPLIEERLHTPAPTPRPLPARLPLVRFTLLRDGTWLGLLLAVAISLQQIGLQYTKVANAGFISSLYVVIVPLMGVVLRHQTALGTWLGAALAAAGMYFLSVDEHFSMLYGDGYQLAGALVISAQVVLVGRFARRHDPLVLALVQFVACGVVCSAIALAYEPVRAADIVRAAPTILYGGALSVGVAYTIQVVAQKHAAPAHAAVIFSMEGVFAALAGWLVLGETLTARAVFGCVLMLIGLIVCQVMPIWHARRQSASVG encoded by the coding sequence TTGAAAACCACAACTCGACAACACCTGCGCGCGAACCTGCTGATGCTCGTTGCCGCGATGATCTGGGGCTCCGCCTTCGTGGCGCAACGCCTAAGCCTCGACACGATCGGGCCGTTTCTATTCACCGGATTGCGCTTTCTGCTTGGCGCCTGCGTGGTGCTGGTGCTGCTCGCATGCCTGCGGCCGTGGTCGGCCGCCGCGAAGCCGCTCATCGAGGAACGCTTGCACACGCCGGCGCCAACGCCACGACCATTGCCCGCACGATTGCCGCTAGTCCGCTTCACGCTGCTACGCGACGGTACGTGGCTCGGCCTGCTGCTCGCCGTGGCCATTTCGCTGCAGCAAATCGGTTTGCAATACACGAAGGTCGCGAATGCCGGTTTTATCAGTTCGTTATACGTCGTGATCGTGCCGCTAATGGGCGTCGTGCTGCGCCATCAGACGGCGCTCGGCACCTGGCTTGGCGCCGCGCTCGCAGCAGCCGGCATGTATTTCCTCAGCGTCGACGAGCACTTTTCGATGCTGTACGGCGACGGGTACCAGCTCGCCGGCGCGCTCGTGATTTCCGCGCAGGTCGTGCTCGTCGGACGCTTCGCGCGGCGACACGATCCGCTCGTGCTCGCGCTCGTGCAGTTCGTTGCGTGCGGTGTGGTTTGCAGCGCGATTGCGCTTGCGTACGAGCCGGTTCGCGCCGCCGACATCGTGCGCGCGGCGCCGACCATTTTGTATGGCGGCGCGCTGTCGGTCGGCGTTGCGTACACGATTCAGGTGGTCGCCCAGAAACACGCGGCGCCCGCGCACGCGGCCGTCATCTTTAGCATGGAAGGCGTGTTCGCGGCGCTCGCCGGCTGGCTCGTGCTCGGCGAGACGCTGACGGCGCGCGCGGTGTTCGGATGCGTGCTGATGTTGATCGGGCTGATCGTCTGCCAGGTGATGCCGATATGGCATGCGCGCAGGCAATCTGCGTCGGTGGGATAG
- a CDS encoding NAD(P)-dependent oxidoreductase, whose amino-acid sequence MDIGFIGLGEMGAAMVENILKAGHQVRVWNRSPERAQRLAQAGAQVVGSVAEAFTGDAVFSMLADDAAVREVINAGVLEQAPRGQIHVNMATISVTLAGELAHEHAQRGLNYVAAPVMGRPDVAAAGKLTIVAAGPAEAIDRVQPVLDAVGQKTWRIGSLAQQANVMKLATNFLIGSAIESLGEASAMLAGHGVGMQDFLDVITSNLFQGVVYQGYGKMIAEQRYEPALFKARLGMKDVRLALAAAESVNAPLPIASVVRDSLIEAMAHGDGEKDFAVLGQVAARRAGR is encoded by the coding sequence ATGGACATCGGTTTTATCGGTCTCGGCGAGATGGGCGCCGCGATGGTCGAAAACATTCTGAAAGCCGGGCACCAGGTTCGTGTCTGGAACCGCTCGCCCGAGCGTGCGCAACGCCTCGCGCAAGCGGGTGCGCAAGTCGTCGGTTCGGTCGCGGAGGCCTTCACGGGCGACGCCGTGTTCTCGATGCTCGCCGACGACGCGGCGGTGCGCGAAGTGATCAACGCAGGTGTGCTCGAACAGGCGCCGCGCGGGCAGATCCACGTGAACATGGCGACGATCTCGGTCACGCTCGCCGGCGAACTCGCGCACGAGCATGCACAACGCGGCCTCAATTACGTCGCGGCGCCCGTGATGGGGCGGCCGGACGTTGCCGCAGCCGGCAAGCTGACGATCGTCGCGGCCGGTCCGGCCGAAGCGATCGATCGCGTGCAGCCGGTGCTCGATGCGGTCGGCCAGAAGACGTGGCGCATCGGTTCGCTCGCGCAGCAGGCGAATGTGATGAAGCTTGCGACGAACTTTCTGATCGGATCGGCCATCGAGTCGCTCGGCGAGGCGTCGGCGATGCTGGCCGGCCACGGCGTCGGGATGCAGGATTTTCTCGACGTGATCACGAGCAATCTGTTTCAGGGCGTCGTGTATCAGGGCTACGGCAAGATGATCGCCGAGCAGCGCTATGAGCCCGCGCTCTTCAAGGCGCGCCTCGGCATGAAGGACGTGCGGCTCGCGCTTGCCGCGGCCGAATCGGTGAATGCGCCGTTGCCGATCGCGAGCGTCGTGCGCGACAGCCTGATCGAAGCGATGGCGCATGGCGACGGCGAAAAGGACTTTGCGGTGCTCGGGCAGGTCGCTGCGCGCCGGGCGGGACGGTAG
- the zigA gene encoding zinc metallochaperone GTPase ZigA yields the protein MTKLPVTVLSGFLGAGKTTLLNHVLNNREGKRVAVIVNDMSEVNIDAQLVRDGSQLSHVDEKLVEMSNGCICCTLREDLLVEIQRLAREQRFDYLLIESTGISEPLPVAETFTFRDQEGRSLSDIAQLDTMVTVVDAYHFARDYGSHDFLAERGETMGDEDRRTVVDLLTEQVEFCDVIVLNKTDRVSASELERLKGVLRALNGRAQIVESSFGRVPVDRVLNTGLFDFEAAAQAAGWLKEMRGEHIPESEQYGIVSFVYRARRPFHPQRFFDWIQQEWPGVVRSKGYFWLASRHDLVGEWSQAGAISRHHRAGTWWAAVPKASWPQSPEALEIIQRRSEPPYGDRQQELVLIGTGMNEATLRAAFDACLLDDDELALGAKEWLRFDDPFPSWAVPQ from the coding sequence ATGACCAAGCTTCCCGTAACCGTCTTGTCCGGCTTTCTCGGTGCCGGCAAAACCACGCTGCTCAATCACGTTCTGAACAACCGCGAGGGCAAGCGCGTTGCCGTTATCGTCAACGACATGTCCGAAGTCAATATCGACGCGCAACTCGTGCGCGACGGCAGTCAGTTGTCTCATGTCGACGAGAAGCTGGTCGAGATGAGCAATGGCTGTATCTGCTGCACCTTGCGCGAAGATCTGCTCGTCGAGATCCAGCGTCTTGCGAGGGAGCAGCGCTTCGATTACCTGCTGATCGAGTCGACAGGTATTTCGGAGCCGCTGCCGGTCGCCGAGACGTTCACGTTTCGCGATCAGGAAGGCCGCAGTCTTTCCGATATCGCGCAGCTCGACACGATGGTCACCGTCGTCGACGCATATCACTTCGCGCGCGACTACGGTTCGCACGATTTCCTTGCCGAGCGCGGCGAGACGATGGGCGATGAGGATCGACGCACGGTCGTCGATCTGTTGACCGAGCAGGTCGAATTCTGCGACGTGATCGTGCTGAACAAAACGGATAGGGTCAGTGCGAGCGAGCTCGAGCGGCTCAAGGGGGTGCTGCGCGCGCTCAATGGTCGCGCACAGATCGTCGAAAGCAGCTTCGGGCGCGTGCCGGTCGATCGCGTTCTGAACACCGGGCTCTTCGATTTCGAAGCGGCTGCGCAAGCGGCGGGCTGGCTCAAGGAAATGCGCGGAGAGCATATTCCGGAGAGCGAGCAGTATGGGATCGTGAGCTTCGTCTATCGCGCGCGTCGTCCGTTTCATCCGCAGCGATTCTTCGACTGGATCCAGCAGGAGTGGCCCGGAGTCGTGCGCTCGAAAGGCTATTTCTGGCTCGCCTCGCGTCACGATCTGGTCGGCGAATGGTCGCAGGCGGGCGCGATTTCACGTCACCATCGCGCGGGCACATGGTGGGCGGCGGTGCCGAAAGCGTCGTGGCCGCAAAGCCCCGAAGCGTTGGAAATCATTCAGCGTCGCTCGGAGCCGCCCTATGGCGACCGTCAGCAGGAACTCGTGCTGATTGGCACGGGGATGAATGAGGCGACGTTGCGCGCCGCATTCGATGCGTGTTTGCTCGACGATGACGAACTCGCACTCGGCGCAAAGGAATGGCTGCGGTTCGACGATCCGTTTCCTTCGTGGGCGGTGCCGCAGTAG